GGCCGCGACGACGACGTAGATCAGGTCGTTCTTGTCGGCTTTGTCCGGCAGCACGACGCCGCTCGACGTCAGCATCCCTCCGTCCACCACCTCGACGGTGACTTCGCCGTATGGCAGCACCGCTTTTACCGCCTCATGGTCGAGCTTGTCCTTGTCGCAGGGCACAGCCAGCCGCACGTTAACCTTCATCCGGTGCAGGCTGTTGTCCGGCAGTACCGAGCGCAGCCCCGGCATGGAATTGTGGCGGATGGCGTTCTCCACCGCGCGCACGGACGCTTTCGTGACGTTCTGGCCGTGCAAATCGGTGCCCATGCCGAGTTCGATAAAAAACTTGTTTTCCACGAGTATCCCTCCAAATCGGTTTCCAGAAAAGCTCTCATCTTCCAAGTATAGCAGAAAACAGGTCCCTCCCGCTCCGCTTCCGCACCCGTCCGGATTCCGGGCTGTCATGATCCGGAAGAAGCCGGTCCATTTGCCGGCGCTTCGATCGTGTTAAATCGTTTCCGAAAACGGCTGCTCCCGTTTCGCGTATCGCACATGCCTCCGGATTTCCGTTACCATGGCGTCGAATCGTCCTCCTCCCGCTCCCCTGAAAGGCGGCCGGAAGCCTCAGCTTCATCAGAGGCGCGGTCCGCAGCCGCATCGCCTTCAGGCGAAGATGCCGCGCCAATCCGCTCGATCACGTCGGTCAATTCGGGCGCCTGCAGCAGCTCCACCGGCGACATCGGCTGGTCGAACAAAAACGAATCGCCTTCGATCAAGGCGACATACCGTCCGTTGTGGCGGGCGAAATGAATCGAGCGTCCGAACTCGGCGAGCGGACCTTTTACCGAAACGCCGCCCAGTTTGAACGCCACACTCAAATTCGGCCGATGCTCTACGAGCCGTTCCGCCGCAGCGGCCACCTGCTCCTGCGGCCAGCGCTCCATCAGCTCCCGCTTCTCGCTCGCCGCCCACGCTTCGAATTGCCCCGCTTCCCGCTCCCGCTCTTCGCCGGCGTAATCCTGCCATTTGTCCTCCATATATTCGTGAACCATCGTGATCATCTGCTCGCTCATCAGCTCCGGCATCGCTTTCTCGTAGCGGACAAACCGCAGAAAATCCTCGAAATACCGGGCATGCGACGCCTGGTGGATTTTCAGCTCCCATGGCTCGAGCATGCCGTCCTCCGGCATATGGGGGTATTGGATCGATTTGATATTCCGTGCGCTGATGGCCATTTCGACGTGCGCGATGAGCTGCTTTTCGTCCGTAATGCGGGCGATCTTCTGCTCGAAGTCGCACTTCAGGATGAACAACAGCGGCTCGTCGGTATGCCGATTCGGCGTCGCTTTGACGACGATCAGGGCGCCGCCGCGTACGGCCGCCGCTTCCATATAGAGCCGGACGAGCTCGTCGGCAAAGCCGTGAAACGCCTCCTTCGATTCGGACTCCCGCAGCCGCTGCAGCAGGTTATAATTCGCGTTGCTGGCTAATTCGTAGCCCGGCTCGGCAACGAACCGGCCGATTTTCGTCGGCGCGTTCTCACTGGGAGGATGCCGCTCGGCCTTTCGCTTACAAATACGCTGAAACTCGCCGTCCAGAAACGATTGCAGCGCGCTCTCCGGGTAATCGTCCCGGTCCAGCGTCTGAAAATGCTTGAACGATTTGGACGCGCCATCCTCCCCTTCCGCTTGGATGACAAAAAACGAGACATAATGAACGATAAAATCCATGCCGGCTTCCCCTTTTTCGTTTGACTGTTCAGGCGGCGCTTTGCGCCGTACAGTTCACTAGCATAGCACACCGTGCGCGGACTTGGCATCTTTCAGCAGGTATCGCTATCCGGAAAAGCCGGTCCGAGCCAAAATATAAGTGCTCGTCACACGTGCGAGCCGCAGAGGACTGAAACAGGTATTCGAAAAAAAACAAAGCACCGGCCGCCGCATCCATCAATCGGAGGGCGAGTCCGGTGCTGCCGTAATACACCTGCTGGAGATCCGTAAGACCGGCCGGCCGGCCGGACATTATTTCGCCGGGCTCGCGTAATACCGGGCTGGCTGACTGGACATCATTCCGCCGGGCCCGCAAGCGGCGTCAGCGCGCCGACATGGATCAGCTTCAGCTTATGCAGCGCGCGCGTGCAGCCGACATAGAGCAGCTTTGCATCGTTCGGGCCGTAACGGTCTTCATCCGCATCGGCGATCAGCACGGCATCGAATTCCAGCCCTTTTGCCAGGTAAACCGGGACGACCGTCAGGCCGCCGCCGTACGCGACCTGCTTGCTGCGCACCAGCGCCGCCTCCAGTCCGTCCGCGCTTAGCCGCTCTACGATCCGCTCGCAGGCGGACGCCGTCCGGCCGAGCACGGCAATCGTCGAATATGCGTCGGAGGACTGCCACTGCCGCAGCGTATCCGCAATCCGGTCCAGCCGGCCAGTCTCCGACTCCGCCGCTTCGATCTCGACCGGCTCCCCGCTGCGGAAGACAGGGACGGCGGGCTTCACGCCCTCGCCCATACCGCCGAGCACGCGATTGGCGAAATCGATGATTTCCATCGTCGACCGGTAGCTGCGGTCAAGCTCGAAAAAGCCGCTTTCTTCGGCTCCGAAGAGCGAGGTCAGCTCCATCCAGCCGTGGATGCCGGCGTAGCCGTGAATGCCCTGCTGCAGGTCGCCGAGCACCGTCATTGAGGGCTGGCGCTGGCAAAGCTTCAGCGTCTCCAGCTGGAACGGCGAATAATCCTGCGCTTCGTCGATGACGACATGATCGTACGCCGGCTGCGCGAGGCCGTACAGCCTAAGCTGGATATACACGAGCGGAGCCAAATCCTCCGGCTGCGCAAGCCCGCGTTTCAGCGCCTTGACCGCAGCTGCGCGTTCCGCAGCGGTCAGGCCCGGCGCCGTTTCTTCGCCGCCGAGCAGCGCAGCGTAAAGCCCGGAAGCGGTGAAGGAAGGGATTTTCTTGCAGTAGGCGTTCAGCCTTGCCGACGCTTTCGTCTTCAGCTTCCGGTCGGTCAGTCGGCGCGTCTTCCACTCGGACTCGAACCATCGTTTGATCCGGCTGACGAGGCGCTCGCGCCTTTTCATCAGCGGCTCTCCCCGGTCGTCAACCGCCAGCCAGTCCGCGATCGTCTCCGGCTGCAGCTTCATGCCGTCTATCGGCTCGAAAGGCTGTTCCGGCAGAAGAGAGGCCTCGATCTCGGCAAGCTTCCGGTCGACGGCCTGCTTAAAGCGGAGGCTGCCCTTCACCCGGCCCGGCGACCGTTCCATTTCCTCCCGCGTCCGCGGCCGTTCGAACCAGTACGCCAGCGCGTCCCGTTCCTCGTCAAGCCGAACCTCCTTGCCAAGCGCTTCGACCGCCCAATCCGCATACGTCGTCTGCACGATGTCGCCGACGCCCAGCTCCGGCAGCACGCCGGAAATATAATCGAGAAACATCCGGTTCGGCGCAAAAATGATCATGCGGTCCGCCCGGATGCGGCCGGCATATTGATACAGCAAAAAGGCGAGCCGGTGGAGCGCGACGGTCGTTTTGCCGCTTCCGGCCACCCCCTGGATGAAGACCGCTTTATTTTTGTCGGTGCGGATGATTCGGTCCTGCTCCTGCTGAATTGTCGACACGATGTCCCGAAGCTTGTTGTCCTTGCTTTCCCCAAGCCGGTAGAGCAGAAACTCGTCGGTTACCGCCTCGTCCTCCTGGCCGCGTACATAGCTGTCCACGACCCGCTCGAGCTTGCTTTGGCGGACCATCAGATTGCGCTTTAAGTGAATCTGCCCGCCGATTTCGCCTTCCGGCGACTCGTACGTTACGGGCGTCTCGCCGCCGCTGAACGCGTAGAACAGGCTCGCTACCGGCGCCCGCCAGTCGATGACGAGCAGACTGCCGTTCTCCCCGTCCGCGACGCCAGCCTTGCCGATATACAGCGGCTTCGGAGCGTCATGCCGGTCCTCCTGAAAATCGATTCGGCCGAAATAAGGCTCCCGCTCCGCCACCTCGAGGCGCTGCTTGCGCTGCTCACGCTGCAGATCGAGCATCTGCTCGGTAAAATCGTCGCCGGTGTACCGGGGGCCGATCGCGCTCAGCTGGCTGCGGATGCGGCGCAGCACGTCGCCGACGCGTTCCGCTTCTTCCTGAAAGGCACTTTGAGCATTCATGTGTCAGTTACCTCCCTCTAAGACCTCCGACGCATAACGTCTCGGGCTTTCTTCGCACCTGTCCCGGTAACAGCAAAGAAAGCCGCATTCGCATGCGGCCCGGTCGGATGATGAAACTGTGTCAATTCGCGCGAGAAATAACTTTACCACAATCCCTCGGCAGATGTCAATCCATGCCAATGGTGGGCCGGATGTCCGCATTCGGCGTACCTTTTGACGGCTTATCGTCCCCTGCCTGATGCTTCGGCATCAGAACGGAGCCGACGAGTGTCAGCAGCGCCAGTGCAAACACTGCCCAGTAAACGCTGTGGAGCGATACGGTGAGCCCCGCTTTGAGCACCGTCTGCTCGGCCGCGGGCAATTGGCCCGTCCCCGAGCCGCTCAGCAGCTGGTTGATCGAATCGATCGACAGCGAGCTGCTTATCGAACGGTCTTCACCCGCCAAATACGCGCTGAACCTGGTGTTCAGCACGCCGCCGAGCACCGCCGCGCCGACCGTGCTGCCGAGCAGTCGCATGAACATGTTGGAGGCGGTCGCTACGCCGCGCATTTGAAACGACACGCTGTTCTGGATGGAGATCATGAACGAGGCGCTCGTCAGGCCCATGCCGATGCCGGTCAGGAAGGACCCCGCGCCGGCCCACACCGCGCCTTTCGACGGGTCGAGTGTAATGAAAAACAGCGAACCGATAAAAGCGGCAATCCCTCCCATGATGACCGTCGGCTTCATGCCGACCTTCAAAATGAGGTGACTGGCGGCAAGCGCGGCGATCGGCCATCCGACCGTCATGACGGTCAAGGTAAACCCGGCGACGAAGGCGGAATCGCCCATGACGCCCTGTATGTAGGTCGGAAGAAAGCTCGTGAGGCCGATCACGAGCGCGCCCGACGTAAACGTCGCCGCGTTGGCCGACGAGATCAGCCTGCTTTTCCAAATGCCGAGCGGCATCATGGGCTCCTGCGCCCTGCGCTCCTGCAAGAAAAACAAGACCGTCCCCGCAATAAAAACGAGCAGCAGCGCGATGATCTGCGGCGATGTCCAGCTCCACTCCACCCCGCCCTGAATCAGGACGATCATTAGTGCCGAAATGGAAACGAAAAACAGCGCGGAGCCCGTGTAGTCGATCGCGCGCTTCTGTTTGTCGATGCCCTCGTGCAGAAACATCAGGACGCCGGCGACCGAGAATATGCCAAGCGGAATATTCATCCAGAAAATATACGACCAGTGCGCATACTGCACGATAAAGCCGCCGACCAGCGGACCGAGAACCGACGAAATGCCGAAAACGCTGGAGAAGTAGCCTTGAATTTTGGCCCGTTCTTTCATCGAGTACATATCCCCGATGATCGTCATCGCAATCGGCTGGATCGAGCCCGCGCCGAGGCCCTGGATCAGCCGGAATACGATAAGCATGACCATCGACTTCGCGAGTCCGCACAGCAGCGAACCGGCCAGAAACACGACGACGCCGAAAACGAACACCGGCTTGCGGCCGAACAGGTCGGCCAGCTTCCCGTAGATCGGGATCGTGACGGCCTGCATCAGCGTGAACGCGGAAAATACCCAGGTGTACAGGGAAAATCCGCCAAGCTCGCCCACAATGCTCGGCATCGCGGTCGAAATGATCGTCACCTCGATCGCGGACATGAACATGGACAGCACCAGGGCGGCCAGAACGAGCGGGCGGCGCGTCTTTTTCTCCGCCTGCCCGGGCCTCGGGATTGCCAGTTGATTCATTTCCTCCACATCCTGTCTTCGAACGCTTTTATCGGGATCGAACGTCCTTATTTTCGTAAAAAAAAGAGCACCGCCGATCCGATCCGTGCGGGCGATGCTCCAGCCAACCTAATCATAGCACCTTTAAAAGCATTCGTGTAGGAAAAGATTGATTTCGTTTCTAAAAAATGGAACGTTGTTCATACCGGCTTTTTGGCCGGTACATCCCCCGGATTCCGTGGGCGGCGTCAAAGAGATTAGTTCAAAACCATCAGCAGAACATAAATCGCCGCAGCATGGACGACGAACATGAGCGGGAGCCCGATGGCGAACGAAGCGTGCTTCGTCTTGTGACGGAACAGCCGCATCGCCGCCATAGCGCCGAGCGCGCCGCCCGCCGCGCCGAAGCCGAGCAAACGGCGCTCCGGGATCCGCCGCTTGCTGTCGCCGCGCCTCGCCCGGGCTTTATCGACGCCCATCAGCACAAACGCGGCGGCGTTGATCGCGATGAAATAAAGAATGGCGGCAAGCATGGCGGGCACCTCCGGTCATGGATTCGGATCGGTTGATTAACGGATGCCGACGAAGCGGCGGAGGACGATTCACGTCCGCGGCTTGGCCCGGCTGGTCGGAGCCGCCTCAAGCGGATTGTCCGGCCAGTAATGCTTCGGGTAACGGCCCTTCAAATCCTTTTTCACGTCAAAATAGGCGTGCTGCCAAAAGCTGGCCAAATCGCTCGTCACCTGCACCGGACGATGCGCGGGCGACAGCAGGTGCAGCGTGACGGGCAGCTTGCCGCCGGCGATGCGCGGCGTTTCGCGCCAGCCGAACAGCTCCTGCAGCCGGACGGCAAGCGCCGGCGCGGCCGGGTCGCTATAATCGAGCGGAATGCGCGAGCCGCTCGGCACGGTAAGATGCGTCGGCACTTCGCGGCCGAGCTGCTGCAGCTCGGCCCAGCCGAGCTTCGACTCCAGGATGGCCGCCATGTTCAGCCTGGCCAGATCGCTGCGGCTGCGCATGCCGCCGATATAAGGCGCAAGCCAGTCCTGCAGCGTGGCGGCGAGTCCGGCTTCCGACACGTCCGGCCAGGACGGGTTGTGCGCGCGCATCAGCTCGATGCGCGCCTGCAGCTGCCGCGCCTGCTTCGTCCACGGCAGCAGGCCGAGCCCCTGCGCGGCGATGCCGCTCAGCAGCGCCTGCGCGACCTGCGCAGGGTCCGGGTTCTCGAGCGGCCCCTCCTTCAGCGTCAGCGCCCCGAGCCGGACGCGCCTGCGCGCCCGGACGGACTCGGACGACCGGTCCCACCGGACCTCCGTTTCCGTCTCGAGCTGGCCGGCGAACGTCTCCTCGAGCTCCGCCTGCGTTACCGGCGCGGCCAGCAGGATCCGGCTGTCCGTACCGGCGTCCTCCAGCTCCGCGGCTGCCAGGTACGCCGCGCCGGAGAGCGGCTGCAGCTCCGGCAGGACGGCGCCGCGCCCGTTCCGCAGCAGAAAGCGGCCGTCGCCGCGGCGCTGGGCGATCCGGTCCGGGTAAGCAAGCGCGGCCAGCCGTCCGGCGGCGGCGCTTCCGCCCGCCGCCTGCCGGTCTTCGCCGCGCGCGGCGGACGGCGGCCGGATGCCGGCCGCACGCATCCATTCCCGCGCTTCCGCCGCGATCCGCCGGCGCTCCGCCTCATCCTGCGCCGGCCATTCGCCGCGGCCGCGCAGCGCTTCGAGCCGCAGCCGGATATCGGCGCTTCGGCTGCCGCGCAGCGGATCTCTGCCGGCGAGCAGCGCCGCCAGCTCGCACGCTTCGGCGCCGAAGCCGAGCTTGCCGGCTTCGATGACCATATGCGCGAGACGCGGGTGCATGCCGAGCGCGGCGATCGCTCTGCCGTGCGCCGTTGGCCTGCCCTCGCCGTCCAGCGCGCCGAGCGCTTGAAGAAGCCGGCCCGCCTGCGCATAAGCCGCCGCAGGCGGCGGATCGAGCCATACCAATTCGGCCGGATCGGATACGCCCCAGCACGCCAGCTCCAGCGCAAGCGGCGCCAAATCGGAGCCGAGCATCTCCGGCTTGCTCTGCGGACGCAGCCGGCGGTGTTCCTCCTCCGTCCAGAGCCGGTAGCAGAAGCCGGGCGCCTCCCGGCCTGCCCGGCCTCGCCGCTGGTCGGCGGAAGCGGCCGACACCGGCACCGTTTCCAGACGGGACATCCCCGTCCGCGGGGAGAAGCGCGGCACGCGGCTTAAGCCCGCGTCGACGACGACCCGCACGCCCCGCACCGTCAGGCTCGATTCCGCAATCGACGTCGCCAGGACGATTTTGCGTTCGCCGGGCGCCGCCGGTGCGACCGCCCGGTCCTGCTCGTCCTGCGGCAGGCTGCCGTAGAGCGGGACGATACGTACGCCGCCGCCGAGACCGGCGGCGGCGAGCAGCCGCTCCGTCCGCCGGATTTCCGGCGCGCCCGGAAGAAACACGAGCGCGTCGCCCTCGTGGCGGCGGATCGCTTCGGCCGCCGCCTGCGCGGCGGCCTCCTCGATGCGCCCGGACGGCCGCCCCGCCGCGTAATGCGTTTCGACCGGGTACGCGCGGCCTTCGCTGACGACGACCGGCGCGTCACCGAGCAGCCCCGCAACGGGCTTCGCCTCCAGCGTCGCCGACATGACGAGCAGCCGCAGATCGTCCCGCAGCAGCGCCTGGGCCTGCAGGCAAAGCGCCAGCCCGAGATCCGAGTGCAGATGACGCTCGTGAAATTCGTCGAAAATGACGGCCCCGACGCCTTCGAGCGCCGGGTCCTGCTGCAGCATTCGCGTCAGCACGCCTTCCGTTATGACCTCGATGCGCGTCGTCGGCCCGACCTTCGTGTCCAGCCGCACGCGGTAGCCGATCGTCTCGCCCGGACGTTCACCGAGCAGGGAGGCCATATAACCGGCCGCCGCGCGCGCAGCAAGGCGCCGCGGCTCCAGCATGAGCACGCGCCGCCCTTCAAGCCAAGGCTCCTTCAGCAGCGCGATCGGCACGCGGGTCGTCTTGCCCGCGCCGGGCGCCGCGACAAGCACCGCGCTCGTCCGCTGCGACAAATGGGCCAGCAGCTCCGGCAGCGCCTCGTCGATCGGCAAACGTTCCTTCATCAGCGAATTCATACCTTTCTTTTCATGCTTCATCGTGCAGGACCCGCTCCGATGATCCCGATCCATTGATCGATCCTATTATAGTAGGTTTCGCTCCCGAAAAGATAGCGTCCGGCTCGAAAACCGCCGCTTTGGACGAGATTGCACCTCCTCGGCCGCGCATGATACGATTACGCCTAAAGGAGATGATTGCCATCATGCGCGGAAGGTTTGCTCCGACGCCATCGGGGCTGATGCATATCGGCAACGCCCGCACGGCGCTGCTCGCCTGGCTGCAGGCGCGAAGCGCCGGCGGACGCTTCATCATGCGCATCGAGGATATCGACAAGCCGAGATCGCGCCCGGGTTATGCGGAGCAGGCGCTGGCCGACCTGCGATGGCTCGGCCTCGACTGGGACGAGGGACCGGACATCGGCGGCCCGTTCGCCCCCTATGCGCAAAGCAAGCGCGAGGCGCTCTATGAAGAAGCGCTGCAGAAGTTGCAGGAAGGCGGCTGGCTTTATCCGTGCTTCTGCAGCCGCGCCGAATTGGCGGCGATCGCCAGCGCGCCGCACGGTCTCGGCAGCGAAGGCCCGGCCTATCCCGGACGCTGCCGCGATCTGACGGAGGCGGAGCGCGCTGCCCGCGCCGCAACCAAAACGCCGTCGCTCCGTTTCCGCGTCGGCGACCGGGCCGTCCGGTTCGTCGACCGGGCCGCAGGGCCGCAGGCATTCGCACCGGGGGCGGGCGGCGATTTCGTCGTAAAGCGCGCGGACGGCATCATCAGCTACCAGCTCGCCGTCGTCGTCGACGATGCCGCGATGGGCGTCACAGACGTGCTGCGCGGCGCGGATTTGCTCGATTCGACGCCGCGCCAGCTGCTGCTCTACGAGGCGCTTCAGCTTCCCGCCCCGCGCTTCGCCCATGTGCCGCTGCTCGCCGGACCGGACGGCAAACGGCTCGCCAAGCGTCATGGCGGCATTGCGCTGGCAAGCCTGCGCGATTCCGGCACGGCTCCCGAGCGGATTACGGGCTGGCTCGCCTTCGTCAGCGGCCTCATCGACCGGCCGGAGCCGGTCCGCCCGATGGAGCTCGTCGGCCGGTTCGATTTGAGGAGCCTGCCGAAGGATCCGGTAATCGTAACGGACGAGCTGCTGAAGCGGCTGTACGGAGGAATGGCTTAGACCCTGATCCGGAAAGTCCCGGCGTCATCGAAAAAAGCCGTCCGTTAAGCCGATCGATCGGCCCAACGGACGGCTCCGCCTTTATTTTGAAATATCCCGCCATTCTACGACAAATTCGGGTTCACGGCCTTCCGCGCGTTCGAAACGGCTGTATTCTTCGAGCGCATTGCCGCATTCGCAGGATATTTGATCCGCGCCGTAATTGTCCGTGCCAAATACGATTTGCTCCTTCCGGTACGGCCGCTTTC
This genomic window from Paenibacillus humicola contains:
- a CDS encoding Lin0512 family protein, which gives rise to MENKFFIELGMGTDLHGQNVTKASVRAVENAIRHNSMPGLRSVLPDNSLHRMKVNVRLAVPCDKDKLDHEAVKAVLPYGEVTVEVVDGGMLTSSGVVLPDKADKNDLIYVVVAAVEVGY
- a CDS encoding DUF3900 domain-containing protein encodes the protein MDFIVHYVSFFVIQAEGEDGASKSFKHFQTLDRDDYPESALQSFLDGEFQRICKRKAERHPPSENAPTKIGRFVAEPGYELASNANYNLLQRLRESESKEAFHGFADELVRLYMEAAAVRGGALIVVKATPNRHTDEPLLFILKCDFEQKIARITDEKQLIAHVEMAISARNIKSIQYPHMPEDGMLEPWELKIHQASHARYFEDFLRFVRYEKAMPELMSEQMITMVHEYMEDKWQDYAGEEREREAGQFEAWAASEKRELMERWPQEQVAAAAERLVEHRPNLSVAFKLGGVSVKGPLAEFGRSIHFARHNGRYVALIEGDSFLFDQPMSPVELLQAPELTDVIERIGAASSPEGDAAADRASDEAEASGRLSGEREEDDSTPW
- a CDS encoding HelD family protein — protein: MNAQSAFQEEAERVGDVLRRIRSQLSAIGPRYTGDDFTEQMLDLQREQRKQRLEVAEREPYFGRIDFQEDRHDAPKPLYIGKAGVADGENGSLLVIDWRAPVASLFYAFSGGETPVTYESPEGEIGGQIHLKRNLMVRQSKLERVVDSYVRGQEDEAVTDEFLLYRLGESKDNKLRDIVSTIQQEQDRIIRTDKNKAVFIQGVAGSGKTTVALHRLAFLLYQYAGRIRADRMIIFAPNRMFLDYISGVLPELGVGDIVQTTYADWAVEALGKEVRLDEERDALAYWFERPRTREEMERSPGRVKGSLRFKQAVDRKLAEIEASLLPEQPFEPIDGMKLQPETIADWLAVDDRGEPLMKRRERLVSRIKRWFESEWKTRRLTDRKLKTKASARLNAYCKKIPSFTASGLYAALLGGEETAPGLTAAERAAAVKALKRGLAQPEDLAPLVYIQLRLYGLAQPAYDHVVIDEAQDYSPFQLETLKLCQRQPSMTVLGDLQQGIHGYAGIHGWMELTSLFGAEESGFFELDRSYRSTMEIIDFANRVLGGMGEGVKPAVPVFRSGEPVEIEAAESETGRLDRIADTLRQWQSSDAYSTIAVLGRTASACERIVERLSADGLEAALVRSKQVAYGGGLTVVPVYLAKGLEFDAVLIADADEDRYGPNDAKLLYVGCTRALHKLKLIHVGALTPLAGPAE
- a CDS encoding MDR family MFS transporter: MNQLAIPRPGQAEKKTRRPLVLAALVLSMFMSAIEVTIISTAMPSIVGELGGFSLYTWVFSAFTLMQAVTIPIYGKLADLFGRKPVFVFGVVVFLAGSLLCGLAKSMVMLIVFRLIQGLGAGSIQPIAMTIIGDMYSMKERAKIQGYFSSVFGISSVLGPLVGGFIVQYAHWSYIFWMNIPLGIFSVAGVLMFLHEGIDKQKRAIDYTGSALFFVSISALMIVLIQGGVEWSWTSPQIIALLLVFIAGTVLFFLQERRAQEPMMPLGIWKSRLISSANAATFTSGALVIGLTSFLPTYIQGVMGDSAFVAGFTLTVMTVGWPIAALAASHLILKVGMKPTVIMGGIAAFIGSLFFITLDPSKGAVWAGAGSFLTGIGMGLTSASFMISIQNSVSFQMRGVATASNMFMRLLGSTVGAAVLGGVLNTRFSAYLAGEDRSISSSLSIDSINQLLSGSGTGQLPAAEQTVLKAGLTVSLHSVYWAVFALALLTLVGSVLMPKHQAGDDKPSKGTPNADIRPTIGMD
- a CDS encoding DUF1294 domain-containing protein; translation: MLAAILYFIAINAAAFVLMGVDKARARRGDSKRRIPERRLLGFGAAGGALGAMAAMRLFRHKTKHASFAIGLPLMFVVHAAAIYVLLMVLN
- the hrpB gene encoding ATP-dependent helicase HrpB — its product is MKHEKKGMNSLMKERLPIDEALPELLAHLSQRTSAVLVAAPGAGKTTRVPIALLKEPWLEGRRVLMLEPRRLAARAAAGYMASLLGERPGETIGYRVRLDTKVGPTTRIEVITEGVLTRMLQQDPALEGVGAVIFDEFHERHLHSDLGLALCLQAQALLRDDLRLLVMSATLEAKPVAGLLGDAPVVVSEGRAYPVETHYAAGRPSGRIEEAAAQAAAEAIRRHEGDALVFLPGAPEIRRTERLLAAAGLGGGVRIVPLYGSLPQDEQDRAVAPAAPGERKIVLATSIAESSLTVRGVRVVVDAGLSRVPRFSPRTGMSRLETVPVSAASADQRRGRAGREAPGFCYRLWTEEEHRRLRPQSKPEMLGSDLAPLALELACWGVSDPAELVWLDPPPAAAYAQAGRLLQALGALDGEGRPTAHGRAIAALGMHPRLAHMVIEAGKLGFGAEACELAALLAGRDPLRGSRSADIRLRLEALRGRGEWPAQDEAERRRIAAEAREWMRAAGIRPPSAARGEDRQAAGGSAAAGRLAALAYPDRIAQRRGDGRFLLRNGRGAVLPELQPLSGAAYLAAAELEDAGTDSRILLAAPVTQAELEETFAGQLETETEVRWDRSSESVRARRRVRLGALTLKEGPLENPDPAQVAQALLSGIAAQGLGLLPWTKQARQLQARIELMRAHNPSWPDVSEAGLAATLQDWLAPYIGGMRSRSDLARLNMAAILESKLGWAELQQLGREVPTHLTVPSGSRIPLDYSDPAAPALAVRLQELFGWRETPRIAGGKLPVTLHLLSPAHRPVQVTSDLASFWQHAYFDVKKDLKGRYPKHYWPDNPLEAAPTSRAKPRT
- the gluQRS gene encoding tRNA glutamyl-Q(34) synthetase GluQRS; amino-acid sequence: MRGRFAPTPSGLMHIGNARTALLAWLQARSAGGRFIMRIEDIDKPRSRPGYAEQALADLRWLGLDWDEGPDIGGPFAPYAQSKREALYEEALQKLQEGGWLYPCFCSRAELAAIASAPHGLGSEGPAYPGRCRDLTEAERAARAATKTPSLRFRVGDRAVRFVDRAAGPQAFAPGAGGDFVVKRADGIISYQLAVVVDDAAMGVTDVLRGADLLDSTPRQLLLYEALQLPAPRFAHVPLLAGPDGKRLAKRHGGIALASLRDSGTAPERITGWLAFVSGLIDRPEPVRPMELVGRFDLRSLPKDPVIVTDELLKRLYGGMA